CGGACTCGGGGACGAACGCGCGCAGCACCGGGTCGAGCTGCTCGATCCGGTGACAGAGCCGGTCGACGTCCTCGGCGAGGCCGGCGCCACCGGCCCGCGGTTCCGCGGCCGAGGCGGCCGGCGGCGGGCCGCCGGACCCGTGCTCGGCACCCACGGCCATGCCTCCGGGCCGCCGGCTACTGGTGCTCGGCCGGCAGGTAGGGCGACTCGCGCAGGAAGACGGCCCCGCAGGTGTGGCAGCACAGCTCGGCGGTGGTGCCCCAGGCCTCCGGACCCTGCGTGGGAGCCCCGGCGTCGAGCTCCCGTCCGCACATGGCCACGTGCTCGTCGGCGCGGACCATGTGCCAGAGCTTCACCCCGGCGGAGGGGCCGCCGGACCCGTACTCGGCACGCATCTGATGCAACATGTCCCCATCGTCCGGCGGCCTTTCGGGCCCGGCAACCCGGGCCGGAGCGGGCCCGGCCGGTACGGGTCGGCGGGACCGGCCGGGGGCTCAGCCGTCGAGCAGACTCCCGTGCAGGCGCAGGCGGGCGATGCCACCGTCCGGGAAGACGTCGAGCCGGACGTGGGTCGCGGGGCGGGGCTCGGGGAGCAGCAGGCGGTGGACGGCGTCCGGCTGGAGCCTGGTCGGCGGCAGCAGTTCGAACCAGCCCCCGGCGGCGTCGGTGCCCACAGTGCCGGCCCCGGCACCGCTACCGCTCGTCCCGGGACGACCGGCAGCCGTCCCGCCCGTCTGCGCGGCAGCCGGGTCGCTCGTCCCGTCGCGGCCGTACAGCGCGGCCCAGCCCGCCGCGTTGCCGACGTAGCAGCCGGTGTCGATCTCGACGGCCCGGATCGCGCCGCGACCGGCCAGACGCAGCCGGACCCAGTCGTGGCCGCCGTCGCGCCGTCGGCGGTTCTCCCAGCCGTCGCCCATCGCCCGCGACCTGCCGGGCATGATCATGTTGGCGGGCGACGAGAAGAAGCGGTCGGAGGCGTCCTCGACGGAGCCGCCGTTCTCCAGAGCGGCCAGGTCGAAGGTCCCCAGTGCGGCCAGCCAGCGGTGATCCGGGCGGGCCTCGCCGTGCACCCGCAGGCGGGCGACGCCGCCGTCCGGGTACTGGCGCAGACGCACGTGGGTGAAGCGGCGGCGGTTCCCGACCGGGAAGCCGTTCGCCGCGTGGCCGCGCACGGGCGAGGGCGGCACCAGCGGCACCCAGTCGGCGGCCTGCAGCGCCTCCGGGTCGGGGGTCGCGGGCAGTTCGGCGCCCTCGACGGAGATCCGCTGCGGGTGGTTGCCCCGGAAGTGCGCGGTGTCGACGACCACGCCGTGCACCACCCCCGGCACTCCCAGGCGGATCACTGCCCAGTCGTGGTCCCCCTCGACGGGGTGCGGGCTGCCGTGGCCGCTGCCGCGCCGGCGGCGGGTCTCCCAACCGTCCATGATCTGGCCCTTGTTGCCGAAGGTGTGCGGGCGGAACTCCGCGGGCTCCGGCAGCAGCAGGTTCTCGCGCTCGGCGAAGAGCTCGTCACTGGCCGCCGGCACGGCGCCGCCGAGACGGCGGTCGGCGAGGTCGGTCAGCGCGGTGAAGGCGAACTCGTCCGCTCGGTAGTCGGCGTACGGGTTGCCCCCGGCGTAGGGGAGAGCGGCGGTCGGCGAGTCGGACATGCGGGAACCTCTCGAAGGGTCGGGCGGCCGGTTCCTCCACTGTGGCGCCGGACGAACCATCAGGTCCATCGCAAAGATCTGACCGGAACGTTCAGTCGGACTGAACGTTCGAGCCGCTCCCCGGCCTCGGCAGGCCCGGCGGGCGTACGCACGGCAGGCGCGGGCACGGGCGCCGCGCGGTCAGGACGACCGCACGCTCCGCGCCGCCGCCTGCGCCGCGACCACCTCCAGGGCCGCCAGCACCCGCCGCACCGGCGGGGTGTGCTCCGTCCCGATCCGGACCGCGGCGATCACCCGACGGGTCGGCAGATCCGTGGGCAGCGCGCGGACCACGGCGGCCCCGCCGCGCCCGGCCGAGGCGAGCCGGGGTACCAGCGCCACCCCGATGCCGGCCGACACCATCGCCAGGATCGCGGACCAGTCGGCGGCGGTGTGAGCCCGCTCCGGCACGAAACCGGCGTCCGCGCACGCCCCCAGCGTGATGTCCCGCCAGGGCCCGGTCGCGCCGAAGATCCAGGGCTCGTCCGCGAGATCCGCCAGTCGCAGGCCGTCCGCGGCCGCCAGCGGATGCCCCGGCGGCAGCGCCACGTCCAGCGGGTCGCTGAGCAGCGGGAACCGGACGAAGCGCCGGTCCCCGGCGGACGGCGGCCCGCCCGCCAGCGAGAGCGCGAGGTCCACCTCCCCCACCGCGAGCAGTTCGTACGCCTCGGCGGCCTCCGCCTCCGCCACCCGCACGCGCAGCCGCGGCGCCTCGTCCCGCAGCCGGCCGATCGCGGGGACCAGCAGCCCGGTGACTGCGGTGGCGAACGCGCCCACCCGCACCTCGCCCGCCTCCCCGTGCAGATAGCCCGCCAGCTCGGCCTCGGCCCGCTCCAACTCCCCGAACACCCACTCGGCGTGACCCAGCACCAACCGCGCGGCGCCGGTCAGCCGGACCCGTCGGCCGTACGGTTCCAGCATCGGTGCCCCGAGCTGTTTCGCCAGCGCCGACAGCTGCTGGGAGACGGCCGAGGGTGTCAGACAGAGCCGTTCGGCGGCGGCGGTGACCGTCCCGCACTCGTCCAGTGCCTGCAGCACGCGCAGCTTTCTCAGGTCCCAGTCGGTCATCCGGCCAGGGTAGGCGCGGGCACCCCGTCAAGGGCCCGACGGCGCAGACCGGTCGGTGACCACCGCCGGACGGCCGCGGCGCGGGGCCGGGGTCGGCACCGGGGTCGGTCCGGGGTCGGTCCGCCCGTGTCAGGACGCCACGCGCAGCGGGGCGCCCTCGCGCCAGGTGAGGATCTTGTCGAAGCTGACGATGGCGCCGCGCAGCGGGTGGTTGCGCAACTGGACGTGGTCGGTGAGGGCGTGGATCAGGAAGAGGCCGCGGCCGCTCTCGGCGCACAGGTCGGGGAGATCCTCCGGGTCGACCGGGCGCAGGACCGGGGCGGGCCGGCCCGGCGGGAGAACGTGGGTGTCGTACGGGGCGGCGCCGGCGTACCGGGGGCGGTGGGCGAGCGGCGCGGCGGCCGGGAGCGAGGCCCGGCCCCGGCGGCCGCGGGGGCGGGCGGCCGGGCGGGTGGTCGCCGCTGGGCGGCGCGGGGCCCGCTGCGGAGCGGACGCCGAGGGCGTGACGGCGGGGCCGAGCGGCAGACCGGGGCCCGAGTCGGTGACCTCGATGCGCAGGCGGTCGCCGCTGATCGAGGCGGTGACCTGGAAGCCGTCGCCCGGACAGCCGCCGGCCGCGTGTTCCACGGCGTTGGCGCAGGCCTCCGTCAGGGCGACGCCGAGGTCGTACGAGACCTGCGGGTCCACGCCGGCCGTCTCCATGGCGCCGAGCAGGATCCGCCGGGCCAGCGGCACGCTCGCCGGGTCGCGCTTGAGGTGCAGAGTCCACCGGATGTCCACGGGAGGTCCCTCCTGGCTGCGGCTCCACATACCGCTAGATATCTCCTGGTGATCCGCCGGTGAACCGTGTCGAAGGTCCGCAGTCACTCGTTCGGCGGATGGACTGGGGTCCAGGTCTATGCCGAGCGGCGCACGGCGGCGCCCGCACGCGGGGCCGAACGGGCTGTTCCGATGGATTTCCCACCCTCCCCCGTCCGCCCGGGGTCTCGATGAGATGATGGGCCGGCCATGACTGACCACCCTGCCGCCCCGCATCCGGGCGCCGCCGCACCGGACGCGCCGGTACGGTCGGCCGCCTGGGATCTGCGGCTGGCGCGGGCGGTGCCGTTCGCCCTGCTCTGCACGCTGACAGCGGCGGCCGGGCACGCCCTGACCGGCGGTGGCGACGTGGCGGTGCCGGCGCTCGCGGCCGGCTTCGCGGGCGTCCTGGTCCTCGCGGCGGTCCTCGCCGGGCGGGAGCGCCCGCTGGCCGCCATCGCCACGGCGCTGGGAGCCGGACAGCTCGCCCTGCACGCCCTGTTCCACGGGTTCGGCGCGCACGCAACCGCGATGGACGGGATGCGTCGCGGTGGCTCCGGCGCGATGACCATGCCCGAGGTGGCCGGCCGGCTGCTCTGCAACGAGGGCCACCCCGGAACGCTCGTCGGCCTTCCCGGCGGGACCTCCGCCGAGCAGCTGATCAGCGACGCCGGTCTGGACCCGCAGAGCTACGCCGCCGCGCCCTGGTGGCAGGGCGGCGTCCTCGGG
The sequence above is drawn from the Kitasatospora sp. NBC_00315 genome and encodes:
- the alc gene encoding allantoicase, which produces MSDSPTAALPYAGGNPYADYRADEFAFTALTDLADRRLGGAVPAASDELFAERENLLLPEPAEFRPHTFGNKGQIMDGWETRRRRGSGHGSPHPVEGDHDWAVIRLGVPGVVHGVVVDTAHFRGNHPQRISVEGAELPATPDPEALQAADWVPLVPPSPVRGHAANGFPVGNRRRFTHVRLRQYPDGGVARLRVHGEARPDHRWLAALGTFDLAALENGGSVEDASDRFFSSPANMIMPGRSRAMGDGWENRRRRDGGHDWVRLRLAGRGAIRAVEIDTGCYVGNAAGWAALYGRDGTSDPAAAQTGGTAAGRPGTSGSGAGAGTVGTDAAGGWFELLPPTRLQPDAVHRLLLPEPRPATHVRLDVFPDGGIARLRLHGSLLDG
- a CDS encoding LysR family transcriptional regulator encodes the protein MTDWDLRKLRVLQALDECGTVTAAAERLCLTPSAVSQQLSALAKQLGAPMLEPYGRRVRLTGAARLVLGHAEWVFGELERAEAELAGYLHGEAGEVRVGAFATAVTGLLVPAIGRLRDEAPRLRVRVAEAEAAEAYELLAVGEVDLALSLAGGPPSAGDRRFVRFPLLSDPLDVALPPGHPLAAADGLRLADLADEPWIFGATGPWRDITLGACADAGFVPERAHTAADWSAILAMVSAGIGVALVPRLASAGRGGAAVVRALPTDLPTRRVIAAVRIGTEHTPPVRRVLAALEVVAAQAAARSVRSS
- a CDS encoding ATP-binding protein: MDIRWTLHLKRDPASVPLARRILLGAMETAGVDPQVSYDLGVALTEACANAVEHAAGGCPGDGFQVTASISGDRLRIEVTDSGPGLPLGPAVTPSASAPQRAPRRPAATTRPAARPRGRRGRASLPAAAPLAHRPRYAGAAPYDTHVLPPGRPAPVLRPVDPEDLPDLCAESGRGLFLIHALTDHVQLRNHPLRGAIVSFDKILTWREGAPLRVAS